Proteins from a genomic interval of Streptomyces sp. Tu6071:
- a CDS encoding carbohydrate ABC transporter permease: MAYALSEPRTAPGTTSGRTGKVRRSFLLRLAFLVPVVVHTAVFFLYPLARNLLLSFQDYGIRSVYSGDAPWNGLANYRRLFDDPVFHKTLGNTLVFVVVSLLAQFVIGLGLAEFFRRSFPLGGVLRSLLLVPWLLPLVVAGTVFRWMLDTSNGVVNQVLLALRLVDDPVPWLNDPGYAMAGVLLCNIWIGVPFNMVILHGGLQAIPGALYEAAALDGAGPVARFRYITLPQLRPVIGVVLTLGLVYTLKVFDVIWVMTKGGPANATQTVTTYGYQLSFGGLSQFGLGAAAGNLLIVVATAFALLYLRSMRAEDHTAPGRK; encoded by the coding sequence ATGGCGTACGCGCTGAGCGAGCCCCGTACCGCGCCCGGCACCACGAGCGGGCGGACCGGGAAGGTCCGCAGGTCGTTCCTGCTGCGGCTCGCCTTCCTCGTCCCCGTCGTGGTCCACACGGCGGTGTTCTTCCTCTACCCGCTCGCGCGGAACCTGCTGCTGTCCTTCCAGGACTACGGCATCCGGTCGGTGTACAGCGGGGACGCGCCCTGGAACGGGCTCGCCAACTACCGTCGCCTGTTCGACGACCCGGTCTTCCACAAGACGCTCGGCAACACGCTCGTGTTCGTCGTCGTCTCGCTGCTCGCCCAGTTCGTCATCGGCCTCGGGCTCGCCGAGTTCTTCCGGCGGTCCTTCCCGCTCGGCGGGGTGCTGCGCTCGCTGCTCCTGGTGCCGTGGCTGCTGCCGCTCGTCGTCGCCGGGACGGTGTTCCGGTGGATGCTCGACACGAGCAACGGCGTGGTGAACCAGGTGCTGCTCGCGCTGCGCCTCGTCGACGACCCGGTGCCCTGGCTCAACGACCCGGGGTACGCGATGGCCGGGGTGCTGCTGTGCAACATCTGGATCGGCGTGCCGTTCAACATGGTGATCCTGCACGGCGGGCTCCAGGCCATCCCCGGCGCGCTCTACGAGGCGGCGGCGCTCGACGGGGCCGGACCCGTCGCCAGGTTCCGGTACATCACACTGCCGCAACTGCGCCCGGTGATCGGGGTCGTGCTGACGCTCGGCCTCGTCTACACGCTGAAGGTCTTCGACGTCATCTGGGTGATGACGAAGGGCGGCCCGGCGAACGCCACGCAGACCGTCACGACGTACGGCTACCAGCTCTCCTTCGGCGGGCTCTCGCAGTTCGGTCTCGGCGCGGCGGCGGGGAACCTCCTCATCGTCGTGGCGACGGCCTTCGCCCTCCTCTACCTGCGGTCGATGCGCGCCGAGGACCACACCGCGCCCGGACGGAAGTGA
- a CDS encoding carbohydrate ABC transporter permease: MTTLTGRRSPVRTVLALLIVAVMLFPLYWMVNASFQTNEQLARRSALWFPLGGTLHGYRDAFAQQGGHLLASLVVALGATALTLLIAAPAAYALALLRAPGGKGLLSVLLVVQLVPGIVMANALYEIFGPAHLLDSAFALILADSTLAVPFAVLVLRAFMTSVPGELVEAAALDGAGAVRTFVTIVLPMARNALVTAGLFTFLFAWGDFMFATTLTPDSGTWQPITVGLYDYIGAGTNTTSWNSVMATAVIASLPAAVLLVVAQRHVAAGLTSGAVKD; encoded by the coding sequence ATGACCACCCTCACCGGCCGCCGCTCCCCCGTCCGCACGGTCCTCGCCCTGCTGATCGTCGCGGTGATGCTCTTCCCGCTGTACTGGATGGTCAACGCGTCCTTCCAGACCAATGAGCAGCTCGCCCGCCGCTCCGCGCTGTGGTTCCCCCTCGGGGGCACGCTGCACGGCTACCGGGACGCCTTCGCGCAGCAGGGCGGGCACCTGCTCGCCTCGCTCGTGGTGGCGCTCGGCGCGACGGCGCTCACGCTGCTCATCGCCGCCCCGGCCGCGTACGCGCTCGCACTCCTGCGCGCCCCGGGCGGGAAGGGCTTGCTCAGCGTGCTGCTCGTGGTCCAGCTCGTGCCCGGGATCGTCATGGCGAACGCGCTGTACGAGATCTTCGGTCCGGCCCACCTGCTCGACTCGGCGTTCGCGCTGATCCTCGCGGACTCGACGCTCGCCGTGCCCTTCGCCGTGCTCGTGCTGCGCGCCTTCATGACCTCGGTGCCCGGGGAGCTGGTGGAGGCCGCGGCGCTCGACGGCGCGGGCGCGGTCCGTACCTTCGTGACGATCGTCCTGCCCATGGCGCGCAACGCGCTCGTCACCGCCGGGCTCTTCACCTTTCTCTTCGCGTGGGGCGACTTCATGTTCGCCACGACGCTCACTCCCGACTCCGGCACGTGGCAGCCGATCACGGTCGGTCTCTACGACTACATCGGCGCCGGGACGAACACGACGAGCTGGAACTCGGTGATGGCCACGGCCGTCATCGCCTCGCTCCCCGCCGCCGTGCTCCTCGTCGTCGCGCAGCGGCACGTCGCCGCGGGACTCACTTCGGGCGCGGTCAAGGACTGA
- a CDS encoding TIM-barrel domain-containing protein: MSLNGSLTPAPGGTPALSWTSAEHTLLVQPWGADSVRVRAARHAVAHDLPGALLDGPERVAAQRVDHPDGSATLTVGALTVRLDAEGLLSFHRTGGGELLRERRGHFAWPGPRQFTPVDGVHHRLEQRFAAYEDERLYGLGQHTHGLLDHKHLVLDLVQRNGEVSIPFVLSSRGYGLLWNQPAVGRVEFAANGTRWVADAAEQFDYWVTTGEDPAALLAHYADATGHAPRLPAWALGLWQSKLRYRTQEELLSVVRAYHERGLPLSVVAVDYFHWRHQGDWSFDPADWPDPAAMVTELASLGVRPLLSVWPSVNALSENFAPMRERGLLVGTAQGQPFHHSFPDAGFGGRELPVAFYDPTEPRARAYVWERVRENYYALGFRTWWLDACEPEIFPEQHAHLRYAAGEGRAVANLYPLAHVRGFWEHTQAENARRPGDAAHGEATVSLVRSAWAGSQRYGAALWSGDIPATFAALGAQIRAGLSAGLSGIPWWTTDIGGFHGGDPGDPAYRELLVRWFQFAVFCPLLRMHGHREPRGAFSAGHSGGPNELWSYGEEAYAILRAQLGLRHRLAAYLAAHLEEAADTGLPLLRPLFLGFPSDPRAWEAEDSFLCGPDLLVAPVTRLGAREREVYLPAGADWTDAASGETHAGGTTVTAKAPLERVPVFVRAGADPVLDAVRGA; this comes from the coding sequence TTGTCCCTGAACGGCTCTCTCACCCCCGCCCCCGGCGGCACCCCCGCGCTCTCCTGGACGAGCGCCGAGCACACCCTCCTCGTCCAGCCCTGGGGCGCCGACAGCGTCCGGGTGCGGGCCGCGCGGCACGCCGTCGCGCACGACCTGCCCGGGGCGCTGCTCGACGGGCCGGAGCGGGTCGCGGCGCAGCGCGTCGACCACCCGGACGGCTCGGCGACGCTCACGGTCGGGGCGCTGACCGTGCGGCTCGACGCCGAGGGGCTGCTGAGCTTCCACCGCACGGGCGGCGGCGAACTGCTGCGCGAGCGGCGCGGGCACTTCGCCTGGCCGGGCCCGCGCCAGTTCACGCCCGTCGACGGCGTCCACCACCGTCTGGAGCAGCGCTTCGCCGCGTACGAGGACGAGCGCCTGTACGGCCTCGGGCAGCACACGCACGGCCTGCTCGACCACAAGCACCTGGTCCTCGACCTCGTGCAGCGCAACGGCGAGGTCTCGATCCCGTTCGTGCTCTCCTCTCGCGGCTACGGGCTGCTGTGGAACCAGCCGGCGGTCGGGCGCGTCGAGTTCGCGGCGAACGGGACGCGCTGGGTCGCGGACGCGGCGGAGCAGTTCGACTACTGGGTCACGACGGGCGAGGACCCCGCCGCGCTCCTCGCGCACTACGCGGACGCGACCGGGCACGCGCCCCGGCTCCCCGCGTGGGCGCTCGGCCTGTGGCAGTCGAAACTGCGCTACCGCACGCAGGAGGAGCTGCTGTCGGTGGTGCGCGCGTACCACGAGCGGGGCCTGCCGCTCTCCGTCGTCGCGGTCGACTACTTCCACTGGCGGCACCAGGGCGACTGGAGTTTCGACCCCGCCGACTGGCCCGACCCGGCCGCGATGGTCACCGAACTCGCCTCGCTCGGGGTGCGCCCGCTGCTCTCGGTGTGGCCCTCCGTCAACGCGCTGAGCGAGAACTTCGCCCCGATGCGGGAGCGGGGGCTGCTCGTGGGCACGGCGCAGGGCCAGCCCTTCCACCACTCGTTCCCCGACGCCGGTTTCGGCGGTCGCGAGCTGCCCGTCGCGTTCTACGACCCGACCGAGCCGCGCGCCCGCGCCTACGTCTGGGAGCGGGTCAGGGAGAACTACTACGCGCTCGGTTTCCGTACGTGGTGGCTCGACGCCTGCGAGCCGGAGATCTTCCCCGAGCAGCACGCGCACCTGCGGTACGCGGCGGGCGAGGGCCGCGCGGTCGCGAACCTCTACCCCCTCGCGCACGTGCGCGGCTTCTGGGAGCACACGCAGGCCGAGAACGCGCGGCGCCCCGGGGACGCGGCGCACGGCGAGGCGACGGTGTCCCTCGTGCGCTCCGCGTGGGCGGGCAGTCAGCGCTACGGCGCCGCGCTGTGGTCGGGCGACATCCCCGCGACGTTCGCGGCGCTCGGCGCGCAGATCCGCGCGGGGCTCAGCGCGGGGCTGAGCGGCATCCCGTGGTGGACGACGGACATCGGCGGCTTCCACGGTGGCGACCCCGGGGACCCCGCGTACCGCGAACTGCTCGTGCGCTGGTTCCAGTTCGCCGTCTTCTGCCCGCTGCTCCGCATGCACGGCCACCGCGAGCCGCGCGGCGCCTTCTCGGCCGGGCACAGCGGCGGGCCCAACGAGCTGTGGTCGTACGGCGAGGAGGCGTACGCGATCCTGCGCGCCCAGCTCGGCCTGCGCCACCGCCTCGCCGCCTACCTCGCGGCACATCTCGAAGAGGCGGCGGACACGGGCCTGCCGCTGCTCCGCCCGCTCTTCCTCGGCTTCCCCTCCGACCCCCGCGCCTGGGAGGCGGAGGACAGCTTCCTCTGCGGCCCGGACCTGCTCGTCGCGCCGGTGACGCGGCTCGGGGCGCGCGAGCGGGAGGTCTACCTGCCCGCGGGCGCCGACTGGACGGACGCGGCGAGCGGCGAGACCCACGCGGGCGGGACGACGGTGACGGCGAAGGCGCCGCTGGAGCGCGTCCCCGTCTTCGTACGGGCCGGGGCGGACCCGGTGCTCGACGCGGTCCGCGGCGCGTGA
- a CDS encoding NUDIX domain-containing protein — MAIRRSAGLLVHRTTDDAGLQVLLGHMGGPLWARKDAGAWSVPKGEYTEQEAPLDAAVREFTEELGAPPPPGPYTSLGEIRQSGGKHVKVWAVGGDFDPAALRPGTFTMEWPPRSGRRQEFPELDRVGWFAPEEARGKLVKAQGAFVDRLLEHLG, encoded by the coding sequence ATGGCGATTCGACGCAGCGCGGGCCTGCTGGTGCACCGCACGACCGACGACGCGGGCCTCCAGGTGCTGCTCGGGCACATGGGCGGGCCGCTGTGGGCGCGCAAGGACGCGGGGGCCTGGTCGGTCCCGAAGGGCGAGTACACCGAGCAGGAGGCGCCGCTCGACGCGGCGGTGCGCGAGTTCACCGAGGAGCTGGGCGCCCCGCCCCCGCCGGGCCCCTACACGTCGCTCGGCGAGATCCGGCAGAGCGGCGGCAAGCACGTGAAGGTGTGGGCCGTGGGCGGGGACTTCGACCCGGCGGCGCTGCGCCCGGGGACGTTCACGATGGAGTGGCCGCCGCGCTCGGGGCGCCGCCAGGAGTTCCCGGAGCTGGACCGGGTGGGCTGGTTCGCCCCCGAGGAGGCGCGCGGGAAGCTCGTGAAGGCGCAGGGGGCGTTCGTGGACCGGCTCCTGGAACACCTGGGCTGA
- a CDS encoding NADP-dependent succinic semialdehyde dehydrogenase, translating to MPIATVNPVDGETVRTFDALSGDEVERRLALADRTFATYRTTSFAERARLLRAAADLLEKEEAEIGRTMTLEMGKTYAAARAEAAKCVKAMRWYADRAEGLLADEHPEQRDVEDSGARAARVVYRPLGVVLAVMPWNFPLWQVVRFAAPALMAGNVGLLKHASNVPQTALYLGDLFRRAGFPEGAFQTLLVPSSAIEAILRDPRVKAATLTGSEPAGRSVAAIAGDEIKRTVLELGGSDPYLVLPSADVEAAARTAVTARVQNNGQSCIAAKRFLVHTDAYEEFARAFVAGVAALRVGDPMDEHTDVGPLSSEQGRADLEELVDDAVAKGARVLTGGKRPEDRPAGWFYEPTVLADITPEMRIHREETFGPVATLYRFTGLDEGIGLANDTSFGLSSNVWTRDAAEKERCVRDIEAGGVFFNGMTASHPALPFGGVKRSGYGRELAGHGIKEFCNVTTVWEGPED from the coding sequence ATGCCCATCGCGACGGTGAACCCGGTCGACGGCGAGACGGTCCGGACGTTCGACGCCTTGTCCGGGGACGAGGTGGAACGGCGGCTCGCCCTCGCGGACCGCACGTTCGCCACGTACCGTACGACGTCCTTCGCCGAGCGCGCGCGGCTGCTGCGCGCCGCGGCCGATCTCCTGGAGAAGGAGGAGGCCGAGATCGGGCGGACGATGACCCTGGAGATGGGCAAGACGTACGCGGCGGCGCGCGCGGAGGCGGCGAAGTGCGTCAAGGCGATGCGCTGGTACGCGGACCGCGCCGAGGGGCTGCTCGCGGACGAGCACCCCGAGCAGCGGGACGTCGAGGACTCGGGGGCACGCGCGGCGCGGGTCGTGTACCGGCCGCTCGGCGTCGTGCTCGCGGTCATGCCGTGGAACTTCCCGCTGTGGCAGGTCGTGCGCTTCGCCGCGCCCGCCCTGATGGCGGGGAACGTGGGGCTGCTCAAGCACGCGTCGAACGTCCCGCAGACCGCGCTCTACCTGGGTGATCTCTTCCGCCGCGCGGGTTTCCCCGAGGGCGCCTTCCAGACGCTCCTGGTGCCTTCGTCGGCGATCGAGGCGATCCTGCGCGATCCGCGCGTGAAGGCGGCGACGCTCACGGGGAGCGAGCCGGCCGGGCGCTCGGTGGCCGCGATCGCGGGCGACGAGATCAAGCGGACGGTCCTGGAGCTGGGCGGCAGCGACCCGTACCTCGTGCTGCCCTCCGCCGACGTCGAGGCGGCGGCGCGCACGGCGGTGACGGCGCGCGTGCAGAACAACGGGCAGTCGTGCATCGCGGCGAAGCGGTTCCTCGTGCACACGGACGCGTACGAGGAGTTCGCGCGCGCCTTCGTCGCGGGCGTCGCGGCGCTGAGGGTCGGCGACCCGATGGACGAGCACACGGACGTGGGGCCGCTCTCCAGCGAGCAGGGGCGCGCGGACCTGGAGGAGCTGGTGGACGACGCGGTCGCGAAGGGCGCGCGCGTCCTGACCGGCGGGAAGCGGCCGGAGGACCGCCCGGCGGGCTGGTTCTACGAGCCGACGGTGCTCGCGGACATCACCCCGGAGATGCGCATCCACCGCGAGGAGACCTTCGGGCCGGTCGCGACGCTCTACCGCTTCACCGGCCTGGACGAGGGCATCGGCCTCGCGAACGACACCTCGTTCGGGCTCAGCTCCAACGTGTGGACGCGGGACGCCGCCGAGAAGGAGCGCTGCGTGCGGGACATCGAGGCGGGCGGGGTCTTCTTCAACGGCATGACGGCCTCGCACCCGGCGCTCCCCTTCGGCGGCGTCAAGCGTTCGGGGTACGGGCGCGAGCTGGCGGGGCACGGGATCAAGGAGTTCTGCAACGTCACGACGGTGTGGGAGGGGCCGGAGGACTGA
- a CDS encoding xanthine dehydrogenase family protein molybdopterin-binding subunit, translated as MNTPAPVLGTDVPRAEGRAKVTGTARYAAEHLPPRLAYAWPVPATVASGRVTAVHDTEVLRLPGVVAVLSHENARRLATPDDPTLHVLQDPRVPHFGWYVAVVVAETLEAARAGALALRVTYETDPHDVELRPGHTGIYRPHDANGGNPTDRERGDFADAFATAPIRVDRTYRIAPLHNHPMEPHASVASWEAGRLVVHDSSQGTNAVRTALATLFGMPEEDITVHSPHVGGGFGSKGTPRPQPVLAALAALHVGRPVKLALPRRQLPAVVGHRAPTLHRVRLGAAEDGTLSALAHEIITHTSRIKEFVEQAAVPARVMYTSPHSRTTHRVLPLDVPSPSWMRAPGEAPGMFALESAMDELAEAAGIDPVELRVRNEPDAEPDSGRPFSSRHLVECLREGAERFGWHTRDPRPGARREGRLLLGTGVAAATYPVLVSPSTAEATARPDGTYAVRINATDIGTGARTVLAQIAADALGVPLDRVALALGDSDLPRAPLAGGSSGTASWGWAVHQACTELLEALGGFDGSVPAEGLTVAADTTDLAGAESPYARHAFGAHFAEVQVDTVTGEVRARRLLGHYAAGRILNSRTARSQFRGAMVMGLGMALTEGSSLDPASGAFVEADLAAYHVPACADTPNIAADWLDEEDPHLNPMGSKGIGEIGIVGTAAALANAVHHATGVRFRDLPLTPDKILAGLAGEGD; from the coding sequence GTGAACACCCCCGCCCCCGTCCTCGGCACCGACGTCCCCCGCGCCGAGGGCCGGGCCAAGGTCACCGGGACCGCCCGCTACGCCGCCGAGCACCTCCCGCCGCGCCTCGCGTACGCCTGGCCCGTCCCCGCGACCGTCGCCTCCGGACGCGTCACCGCCGTCCACGACACCGAGGTCCTGCGCCTGCCCGGGGTCGTCGCCGTCCTCAGCCACGAGAACGCCCGCCGCCTCGCGACACCCGACGACCCCACGCTGCACGTCCTCCAGGACCCGCGCGTCCCGCACTTCGGCTGGTACGTCGCCGTCGTCGTCGCCGAGACCCTGGAAGCCGCCCGCGCCGGGGCCCTCGCCCTGCGCGTCACTTACGAGACCGACCCGCACGACGTGGAACTGCGCCCGGGACACACCGGCATCTACCGCCCGCACGACGCGAACGGCGGCAATCCCACCGACCGCGAGCGCGGCGACTTCGCCGACGCCTTCGCCACCGCTCCCATCCGCGTCGACCGCACCTACCGCATCGCCCCGCTCCACAACCATCCCATGGAGCCGCACGCGAGCGTCGCCTCGTGGGAGGCGGGACGACTCGTCGTCCACGACAGCAGCCAGGGCACCAACGCCGTCCGCACCGCCCTCGCCACGCTCTTCGGCATGCCGGAAGAGGACATCACCGTCCACTCCCCGCACGTCGGCGGCGGCTTCGGCTCCAAGGGCACCCCGCGCCCGCAGCCCGTCCTCGCCGCGCTCGCGGCGCTGCACGTCGGGCGGCCCGTCAAACTCGCCCTGCCGCGCCGCCAGTTGCCCGCCGTCGTCGGGCACCGCGCCCCGACCCTGCACCGCGTGCGGCTCGGGGCCGCCGAGGACGGCACGCTCAGCGCCCTGGCCCACGAGATCATCACGCACACCTCGCGGATCAAGGAGTTCGTCGAACAGGCCGCCGTGCCCGCCCGCGTCATGTACACCTCGCCGCACAGCCGCACGACCCACCGCGTCCTGCCCCTCGACGTCCCCAGCCCCTCCTGGATGCGCGCCCCCGGCGAGGCCCCCGGCATGTTCGCACTCGAATCGGCCATGGACGAACTCGCCGAGGCCGCCGGGATCGACCCCGTCGAACTGCGGGTCCGCAACGAGCCCGACGCGGAGCCCGACTCGGGACGGCCCTTCAGCAGCCGCCACCTCGTCGAGTGCCTGCGCGAAGGCGCGGAACGCTTCGGCTGGCACACCCGCGACCCGCGCCCCGGCGCGCGCCGCGAGGGACGCCTCCTGCTCGGCACCGGCGTCGCGGCGGCGACGTACCCGGTCCTCGTCTCCCCCTCGACGGCCGAGGCCACCGCGCGCCCCGACGGCACGTACGCGGTACGGATCAACGCCACCGACATCGGCACGGGTGCCCGCACCGTCCTCGCGCAGATCGCCGCCGACGCGCTCGGCGTCCCGCTCGACCGCGTCGCCCTCGCCCTCGGCGACAGCGACCTGCCCCGCGCCCCGCTCGCGGGCGGCTCGTCCGGCACCGCCTCCTGGGGCTGGGCCGTCCACCAGGCGTGCACGGAACTCCTCGAAGCCCTCGGCGGGTTCGACGGCTCCGTGCCCGCCGAAGGGCTCACCGTCGCGGCCGACACGACCGACCTCGCGGGCGCCGAGTCCCCGTACGCGCGGCACGCCTTCGGCGCCCACTTCGCCGAGGTGCAGGTCGACACCGTGACCGGCGAGGTGCGCGCCCGGCGCCTCCTCGGCCACTACGCGGCGGGCCGCATCCTCAACTCGCGCACCGCCCGCTCCCAGTTCAGGGGCGCCATGGTCATGGGCCTCGGCATGGCCCTCACCGAGGGCAGCTCGCTCGACCCGGCCTCGGGCGCCTTCGTCGAGGCCGACCTCGCCGCCTACCACGTACCGGCCTGTGCCGACACGCCGAACATCGCGGCGGACTGGCTCGACGAGGAGGACCCGCACCTCAACCCCATGGGCAGCAAGGGCATCGGCGAGATCGGCATCGTCGGCACCGCCGCCGCCCTCGCCAACGCCGTCCACCACGCGACGGGGGTCCGCTTCAGGGACCTGCCGCTCACCCCGGACAAGATCCTCGCGGGGCTGGCGGGGGAGGGCGACTGA
- a CDS encoding FAD binding domain-containing protein translates to MKPFGYVRARTVPEAIEAHTSAPAARYLGGGTNLVDLMKLGVETPATLVDISALPLDTVEDTPGNGLRAGAGVRNSDLAAHPRVRADWPVLSQALLAGASGQLRNAATTGGNLLQRTRCPYFQDLAQPCNKRAPGTGCAALTGHSRELAVLGASPSCLATHPSDMAVALAALDAELTVAGPGGTRTLPVTELHRLPGAHPERDTTLAPGELITAVTLPPATAGAPSAYRKARDRASYAFALVSVAAVLRLDPDGTVRQARLAFGGVAPRPWRALRAEDVLTGARADEETFRRAADAELAQAAPRPDNAFKVPLARELAVAVLADLATAQTAPEPQP, encoded by the coding sequence GTGAAACCCTTCGGCTACGTCCGCGCCCGCACCGTCCCCGAGGCGATCGAGGCCCACACGAGCGCACCCGCGGCGCGCTACCTCGGCGGCGGCACCAACCTCGTCGACCTCATGAAACTCGGCGTCGAGACCCCCGCGACCCTCGTCGACATCAGCGCCCTGCCCCTCGACACCGTCGAGGACACCCCCGGGAACGGCCTGCGCGCCGGCGCGGGCGTCCGCAACAGCGACCTCGCCGCGCACCCCCGCGTCCGCGCCGACTGGCCCGTCCTCTCGCAGGCACTCCTCGCGGGAGCGTCCGGGCAGCTCCGCAACGCCGCCACGACCGGCGGCAACCTCCTCCAGCGCACCCGCTGTCCCTACTTCCAGGACCTCGCGCAGCCCTGCAACAAACGCGCCCCCGGCACCGGCTGCGCGGCGCTCACCGGGCACAGCCGCGAACTCGCCGTCCTCGGCGCCTCCCCCTCCTGCCTCGCGACCCACCCCTCGGACATGGCCGTCGCCCTCGCCGCGCTCGACGCCGAACTGACCGTCGCGGGCCCCGGCGGCACCCGTACCCTCCCCGTCACCGAACTCCACCGCCTGCCCGGCGCGCACCCCGAACGCGACACGACCCTCGCCCCCGGCGAACTCATCACCGCCGTCACCCTGCCGCCAGCCACCGCCGGGGCCCCCTCCGCCTACCGCAAGGCCCGCGACCGCGCCTCCTACGCCTTCGCCCTCGTCTCCGTCGCCGCCGTCCTGCGCCTCGACCCCGACGGCACCGTGCGGCAGGCCAGGCTCGCGTTCGGCGGCGTCGCGCCCCGGCCCTGGCGCGCGCTGCGCGCCGAGGACGTCCTCACCGGGGCGCGCGCCGACGAGGAGACCTTCCGCCGCGCCGCGGACGCCGAACTCGCCCAGGCCGCGCCCCGCCCCGACAACGCCTTCAAGGTCCCCCTCGCCAGGGAACTCGCCGTCGCCGTCCTCGCCGACCTCGCCACCGCCCAGACCGCCCCGGAGCCGCAGCCGTGA
- a CDS encoding (2Fe-2S)-binding protein, producing the protein MPQPENTPAEPRFSAESPHHSDLTLRVNGTVYDVPALDHRTALIDLLREHLGLTGTKKGCDHGQCGACTVLVGGRRVNSCLVLAVTCQDAEVTTVEGLADGERLHPLQEAFLAHDAYQCGYCTPGQLCSALGLLAEAEAGHPSLVTPPGRPPGPVPLDDAEIRERLSGNLCRCGAYPHLVRAVAEVAR; encoded by the coding sequence GTGCCCCAGCCGGAGAACACCCCCGCCGAGCCCCGCTTCAGCGCCGAGAGCCCCCACCACTCGGACCTCACCCTCCGTGTCAACGGCACCGTGTACGACGTTCCCGCCCTCGACCACCGCACCGCGCTCATCGACCTGCTGCGCGAACACCTCGGCCTCACCGGCACCAAGAAGGGCTGCGACCACGGCCAGTGCGGCGCGTGCACCGTGCTCGTCGGCGGACGCCGCGTCAACAGCTGCCTCGTCCTCGCCGTCACGTGCCAGGACGCCGAGGTCACCACCGTCGAGGGCCTCGCGGACGGGGAACGGCTCCACCCGCTCCAGGAGGCGTTCCTCGCCCACGACGCCTACCAGTGCGGCTACTGCACCCCCGGACAGCTCTGCTCCGCCCTCGGCCTCCTCGCCGAGGCCGAGGCCGGACACCCCTCGCTCGTCACCCCGCCCGGACGCCCGCCCGGACCCGTACCGCTCGACGACGCCGAGATCCGCGAACGGCTCAGCGGCAACCTGTGCCGCTGCGGCGCCTACCCGCACCTCGTCCGCGCCGTCGCGGAGGTCGCCCGGTGA
- a CDS encoding chaplin — protein sequence MSRIAKTAAVLAGTGALVASGAGLAAADAGAQGLAAGSPGVLSGNAVQVPVHIPVNLCGNTIDVIGLLNPAFGNTCANVDGGHDHGGYGDEGYGN from the coding sequence ATGTCGCGTATCGCGAAGACCGCCGCCGTTCTCGCGGGCACGGGTGCCCTGGTCGCCTCCGGCGCGGGCCTCGCCGCCGCCGACGCCGGTGCCCAGGGCCTGGCCGCCGGTTCCCCGGGTGTCCTGTCGGGCAACGCCGTGCAGGTCCCGGTCCACATCCCCGTGAACCTGTGCGGCAACACGATCGACGTCATCGGTCTGCTCAACCCGGCGTTCGGCAACACCTGCGCCAACGTCGACGGCGGCCACGACCACGGTGGCTACGGCGACGAGGGCTACGGCAACTGA
- a CDS encoding tyrosinase family protein yields MTYTRKNQRDLSAAERERFVAAVLALKRSGRYDDYVRTHIRYYTSDGAKGLRAAHMTPSFLPWHRRFLLEFEDDLREIDGRVTVPYWDWTKDRTAKAALWREDFLGGDGRGSDQQVTTGAFAHAHGDWTLTESTDDRPYLRRAFGRPQDPMDLPTPQDLDEAASDTTYDSSPWDSTAPRGFRNKLEGWGSGRGNARWRNHNRVHRWVGGTMLSGASPNDPVFWLHHAFVDLVWSRWQRANPRSGYLPDRPLPLGNSQRGRVPTLEDPMPPWRVKPSELLDHSGIYRYA; encoded by the coding sequence ATGACGTACACCCGCAAGAACCAGCGCGACCTGAGCGCCGCCGAGCGCGAGCGCTTCGTCGCCGCCGTGCTCGCCCTCAAACGCTCAGGACGCTACGACGACTACGTCCGCACCCACATCCGCTACTACACCTCCGACGGCGCGAAGGGCCTGCGCGCCGCCCACATGACGCCCTCCTTCCTGCCCTGGCACCGCAGGTTCCTCCTGGAGTTCGAAGACGACCTGCGCGAGATCGACGGACGCGTCACCGTCCCTTACTGGGACTGGACGAAGGACCGCACCGCCAAGGCCGCGCTGTGGCGCGAGGACTTCCTCGGCGGCGACGGACGCGGCTCCGACCAGCAGGTCACCACCGGCGCCTTCGCCCACGCGCACGGCGACTGGACCCTCACCGAGTCCACCGACGACCGCCCCTACCTGCGCCGCGCCTTCGGCCGCCCCCAGGACCCCATGGACCTCCCCACCCCGCAGGACCTCGACGAGGCCGCCTCCGACACCACGTACGACTCCTCGCCCTGGGACTCCACCGCCCCGCGCGGCTTCCGCAACAAACTGGAGGGCTGGGGCAGCGGCCGGGGCAACGCCCGCTGGCGCAACCACAACCGCGTCCACCGCTGGGTCGGCGGCACGATGCTCAGCGGCGCCTCGCCCAACGACCCGGTCTTCTGGCTCCACCACGCCTTCGTCGACCTCGTCTGGTCCCGCTGGCAGCGGGCCAACCCCCGCTCCGGCTACCTGCCCGACCGGCCGCTGCCGCTCGGCAACTCCCAGCGGGGCCGCGTCCCGACCCTGGAGGACCCCATGCCCCCGTGGCGCGTGAAGCCCTCCGAACTGCTCGACCACAGCGGGATCTACCGGTACGCGTGA